A region of Dermabacter vaginalis DNA encodes the following proteins:
- a CDS encoding class II 3-deoxy-7-phosphoheptulonate synthase: MSYQNRNVAASFHPFELSESSAHLEALSSWREYPRIQQPTWPNEEERARVFDELRAAPPLVFAGEVDLLRTHLAKAARGEAFLLQGGDCAETFADSTADRIKNKVQTILQMAAILTYGASLPTIKMGRMAGQFAKPRSSDTETIDGVSLPSYRGDAVNGYEFTPESRVPDPSRLWKMYTTASQTLNLLRAFTGGGFADLRQVQAWNKGFVESDAYSKYVRVADDIERAVRFMEAIGVDFDPIRMVEFYSSHEALLLDYEEALARVDSRTGEIYGCSGHFLWIGERTRQLDGAHVHFMSQLRNPIGVKLGPNASVEDMLRLADVLDPEREAGRLTFVSRMGAAHVREKLPVLLEAAKSEGIEAVWVTDPMHGNTITSSNGYKTRRFDDIMDEVRGFFEAHWEVGTVPAGLHMELTGDDVTEVLGGSGELDEEGLQHRYETLVDPRLNHSQSLELAFLVADMLGNRPS; the protein is encoded by the coding sequence GTGAGTTACCAGAACCGAAACGTTGCCGCGAGCTTCCACCCCTTTGAGCTCTCCGAATCGTCAGCCCACCTTGAGGCACTCTCGTCGTGGCGCGAATATCCGCGCATCCAGCAGCCCACGTGGCCGAATGAGGAGGAGCGCGCGCGGGTGTTTGATGAGCTTCGCGCAGCGCCACCACTCGTGTTCGCCGGCGAGGTCGACCTGCTTCGCACGCATCTCGCGAAGGCAGCTCGTGGTGAGGCATTCTTGCTCCAGGGCGGCGACTGCGCCGAGACCTTCGCCGATTCGACCGCAGATCGCATCAAGAACAAGGTTCAAACGATCCTCCAGATGGCAGCGATCCTCACCTATGGCGCGTCCCTGCCCACAATCAAAATGGGGCGCATGGCGGGACAGTTCGCGAAGCCTCGCTCGAGCGATACCGAGACGATCGATGGCGTGAGCCTCCCGAGCTACCGCGGCGATGCCGTCAACGGGTATGAGTTCACGCCCGAATCCCGCGTGCCGGATCCTTCACGCCTGTGGAAGATGTACACGACCGCTTCGCAGACTCTTAATCTCTTGCGAGCGTTCACGGGAGGCGGTTTCGCCGACCTCAGGCAGGTGCAGGCCTGGAACAAGGGCTTCGTGGAGTCCGACGCCTACTCGAAGTACGTGCGCGTCGCGGACGACATCGAGCGTGCCGTGCGCTTCATGGAGGCGATCGGCGTGGACTTCGATCCCATTCGCATGGTCGAGTTCTACTCCTCGCACGAGGCGCTTCTTTTGGATTACGAAGAAGCACTTGCGCGCGTTGATTCGCGCACGGGGGAGATTTACGGCTGCTCGGGGCACTTCCTCTGGATTGGGGAACGTACACGTCAGCTCGATGGCGCGCACGTGCACTTCATGTCGCAACTGCGCAATCCGATTGGGGTGAAGCTCGGCCCGAACGCAAGTGTCGAAGATATGCTCCGCCTCGCCGATGTTCTTGACCCCGAGCGCGAGGCAGGCCGCCTCACCTTCGTGAGCCGCATGGGTGCCGCACACGTGCGCGAGAAGCTTCCCGTGCTCCTCGAGGCCGCAAAGAGCGAGGGAATCGAGGCCGTCTGGGTAACCGACCCGATGCACGGCAACACCATCACGAGCTCGAACGGTTACAAGACTCGCCGCTTCGACGACATCATGGACGAGGTGCGGGGCTTCTTCGAAGCGCACTGGGAGGTCGGAACCGTACCCGCCGGGCTTCACATGGAGCTTACGGGCGATGATGTCACCGAGGTTCTCGGTGGCTCAGGCGAGCTTGATGAAGAGGGGCTGCAGCATCGCTACGAGACTCTCGTGGATCCCCGTCTCAACCACTCGCAGTCGCTTGAGCTCGCGTTCCTCGTCGCCGATATGCTTGGCAACCGCCCGAGCTAA
- a CDS encoding lysophospholipid acyltransferase family protein codes for MHLYSALQPIVKFLLTIVWRPTVSGLENVPSSGRMIMACNHVSAFETYVVPCMIPREIHWLGKDALFKGKGLPGKFFAWLMRSVNVIPVDRSGQAGASAALNAGIAVLEGEHALGVFPEGTRSPDGRMYRGKTGAIRLALATGAPILPVAEIGAFEAQRSKKSILPKLGATLHTTIGPTLDMRAELTRLRGGVSSNAPASRDELRALAHILMEAIRDLSGQEYVDEYASEVKKSLKASRAKAHERV; via the coding sequence GTGCATCTCTATTCCGCCTTGCAGCCCATCGTGAAATTCCTCCTGACAATCGTGTGGCGCCCGACAGTCTCGGGCCTCGAAAACGTTCCGTCCTCGGGGCGAATGATCATGGCCTGCAATCATGTCTCCGCGTTTGAAACCTATGTTGTGCCGTGCATGATTCCGCGCGAGATTCACTGGCTCGGCAAAGACGCTCTTTTTAAAGGCAAGGGACTGCCGGGAAAGTTTTTCGCGTGGCTCATGCGGTCTGTCAATGTCATCCCCGTGGACCGTTCGGGGCAGGCAGGCGCGAGCGCGGCGCTGAACGCGGGGATTGCCGTGCTTGAAGGCGAGCACGCACTCGGGGTTTTTCCCGAGGGCACGAGAAGCCCCGATGGTCGCATGTACCGCGGCAAGACTGGCGCGATTCGTCTCGCGCTCGCGACCGGGGCGCCTATTCTTCCCGTTGCTGAAATTGGTGCGTTTGAGGCCCAGCGCTCGAAGAAATCCATTCTTCCGAAACTAGGGGCGACGCTGCACACGACGATCGGCCCCACGCTCGATATGCGCGCTGAGTTGACACGTCTCAGGGGCGGGGTGTCGAGCAATGCCCCCGCTTCGCGCGATGAGCTGCGTGCCCTTGCGCATATTCTCATGGAGGCGATTCGCGACTTGTCCGGCCAAGAGTACGTGGATGAGTACGCTTCCGAGGTGAAGAAGAGCCTCAAGGCTTCGCGCGCGAAGGCGCACGAGCGCGTTTGA
- a CDS encoding AMP-dependent synthetase/ligase translates to MSREFETPQIAESKPDENITDFLLLRRTKYADIPLWERQLTPGTWSPMYAPEFITLVKRLAQGLINEGVQPGDRVAIMSRTRFEWVLIDWALWFTGAISVPIYETSSPGQIEWIASDSGARFIFCENAGHAQDIDEVRPSLSDLEQVWVIEEGIIEQLSVAESDVDDEAVEKARTSRHKTDTATIVYTSGTTGRPKGVELTHANFMDQSLNAVGLLGEAVMPPGSRLLMFLPLAHVFARDITFITIVCGCTTGFSPDAKHLLDDLASFKPTSLLAVPRVFEKVYNGAEQKAVGDGKGKIFRRAVEVAIQYSKGLDTGKIPLHVKAQYKLFDPLVYSKLRNLMGGKLTYAISGGAPLGDRLPHFFRGIGVTILEGYGLTETTAPVGVNNPWNVKVGTVGPPFPGAKVKLNDKGELLVKGVMVFKGYWNNPEATAQALQDGWFNTGDTATIDEDGYITITGRSKEIIVTAGGKNVSPAQLEDVVRQSPVVSQCIVLGDQKPFVSAIVTLDREMLPRWLKNKGLGSVPMAEAISHEDVIAEVQRVVDEANTSVSRAESIRKFEIIDADFTEENGYLTPSFKLKRAAVVKDFSDVIDRIYTKKK, encoded by the coding sequence GTGTCACGCGAGTTCGAAACACCTCAGATCGCTGAGTCGAAACCCGACGAAAACATCACTGATTTCCTCCTTCTACGCCGCACCAAGTACGCCGACATTCCCCTGTGGGAGCGTCAGCTCACCCCCGGCACGTGGTCGCCCATGTACGCACCCGAATTCATCACGCTCGTGAAGCGTCTCGCGCAAGGGCTTATCAACGAAGGCGTCCAGCCAGGCGACCGAGTTGCGATCATGTCTCGCACGCGCTTCGAATGGGTACTCATCGACTGGGCATTGTGGTTCACCGGGGCGATCAGCGTACCGATCTATGAAACGTCCTCCCCCGGGCAAATCGAATGGATTGCCTCTGACTCCGGTGCACGCTTCATTTTTTGCGAAAACGCCGGCCATGCGCAGGATATCGACGAAGTTCGCCCTTCGCTCTCGGACCTCGAGCAGGTGTGGGTCATCGAAGAGGGCATCATCGAGCAGCTCTCCGTTGCCGAGAGCGACGTTGACGACGAGGCTGTCGAAAAGGCTCGCACGAGCCGCCACAAAACCGACACCGCGACAATCGTCTACACCTCCGGCACGACCGGCCGGCCCAAGGGCGTGGAGCTCACGCACGCAAACTTCATGGATCAGTCCCTCAACGCAGTGGGCCTTCTGGGTGAGGCGGTTATGCCCCCTGGCTCGCGCCTGCTGATGTTCCTTCCGCTCGCGCACGTGTTCGCACGCGACATCACGTTCATCACCATCGTGTGCGGGTGCACGACAGGTTTCTCCCCCGATGCGAAGCACCTCCTCGACGATCTCGCCTCGTTCAAGCCCACTTCCCTGCTCGCAGTCCCTCGCGTGTTCGAAAAGGTCTACAACGGTGCCGAGCAAAAAGCTGTTGGCGACGGTAAGGGCAAGATCTTCCGCCGTGCCGTCGAGGTGGCCATCCAGTACTCGAAGGGCCTCGACACGGGCAAGATTCCCCTGCACGTGAAAGCCCAGTACAAGCTGTTCGACCCACTCGTGTACTCGAAGCTGCGCAATCTCATGGGTGGAAAGCTCACCTACGCAATCTCGGGTGGTGCACCACTTGGCGACCGCCTCCCCCACTTCTTCCGCGGCATCGGTGTCACGATCCTGGAAGGCTATGGCCTCACGGAAACGACCGCCCCCGTAGGCGTCAACAATCCGTGGAACGTGAAGGTCGGCACCGTCGGCCCCCCGTTCCCAGGCGCCAAAGTCAAGCTCAACGACAAGGGCGAGCTGCTCGTCAAGGGCGTCATGGTGTTCAAGGGGTATTGGAACAACCCCGAAGCAACAGCCCAGGCACTCCAGGATGGCTGGTTCAACACGGGCGACACCGCTACGATCGACGAAGACGGCTACATCACGATTACCGGCCGCTCGAAGGAGATCATCGTGACGGCGGGCGGCAAGAACGTCTCTCCCGCGCAGCTCGAGGACGTCGTGCGCCAGAGCCCGGTGGTGAGCCAGTGCATCGTTCTTGGTGACCAGAAACCCTTCGTCTCGGCAATCGTGACGCTCGACCGCGAGATGCTTCCACGGTGGCTGAAAAACAAGGGACTTGGCTCGGTTCCAATGGCCGAAGCGATTTCCCACGAAGATGTCATCGCCGAAGTCCAAAGGGTCGTCGACGAGGCTAATACTTCGGTCTCGCGCGCCGAGTCGATCCGCAAGTTCGAGATCATCGATGCGGATTTCACCGAGGAGAACGGCTACCTCACCCCGTCGTTCAAGCTCAAGCGCGCCGCCGTGGTCAAGGATTTCTCCGACGTCATCGACCGTATTTATACGAAGAAAAAGTAA
- a CDS encoding DEDD exonuclease domain-containing protein, producing MAHVAQRAFEDLGPELVDVEFVVVDLETTGTNADLDAITEIGAVRVVGGEVVEEFQTFVNPERPIPAYIAALTGISDHMVREAPTAEAVIPAFLEFARTSVLVAHNARFDIGFLKAAALRLEYRWPPFEVVDTLALARRVFGRDEVKNHKLSTLASTVGAITVPNHRALSDARATVDVLHEIIARLSTSGASHLSDLTTSGKKASPAQIRKRHLAANIPPVPGVYSFIDAHGSVLYIGKSGNLRSRVRTYFSPHETRRAVLDIIPATERIDVVQCSSESEAAVREMRAIARTRPLANRQGVRRSLGNWLRVNQDGLRLARKVHEETAVHAYIGPLRSRHDVEPIRSLVYAALGSAVGSEQTPGSEAGPLESEGPTVAEGPSDRLCEHPGFHARMHRALTEDPRDVFSYAAAKMRVLVERGLYENAEALRSRVELFTHAARRAARLRSIAAVPLIVAARKVACPGAEADTPWQWEIFAVRHGRLGATRTMPAWMDPLSAVAELSRESEPESDLRAPMCFGYHHEAELILEWLAEPGMRIVHVEGEWSMPATARFTLEEFQRTFTRSATP from the coding sequence ATCGCTCACGTAGCGCAGCGAGCGTTTGAGGATCTCGGCCCCGAGCTGGTCGATGTCGAATTCGTCGTCGTCGACCTCGAAACAACCGGGACTAACGCTGATCTCGACGCGATCACGGAAATCGGCGCCGTTCGTGTGGTGGGCGGCGAGGTCGTCGAAGAATTTCAAACCTTCGTCAACCCCGAACGTCCTATCCCCGCGTATATCGCCGCGCTGACCGGTATTTCCGATCACATGGTGAGAGAGGCGCCCACGGCCGAAGCCGTCATCCCCGCGTTTCTCGAGTTCGCGCGTACCTCCGTGCTCGTTGCCCACAACGCGCGCTTCGACATCGGCTTCCTCAAGGCCGCGGCACTGAGGCTCGAGTACCGTTGGCCTCCCTTCGAGGTTGTTGACACTCTCGCTCTCGCCCGCAGGGTCTTTGGCCGCGACGAGGTGAAAAACCACAAGCTCTCAACGCTCGCAAGCACCGTGGGGGCGATCACAGTCCCGAACCACCGGGCACTTTCCGATGCGCGTGCGACAGTCGATGTGCTCCACGAAATCATCGCGCGCCTCTCCACGAGTGGAGCGAGTCACCTTTCCGATCTCACCACGAGCGGCAAGAAGGCGAGTCCCGCGCAGATTCGCAAACGACACCTCGCCGCCAATATTCCCCCTGTCCCCGGCGTCTACTCGTTTATCGATGCGCACGGCTCCGTGCTGTATATCGGGAAATCCGGCAACCTCCGCTCACGCGTCCGTACCTACTTTTCGCCGCACGAAACCAGGCGTGCCGTTCTCGACATCATCCCTGCGACCGAGCGCATCGACGTGGTGCAATGCTCGAGCGAATCCGAAGCCGCGGTGCGCGAAATGCGCGCGATCGCCCGCACGCGCCCTCTCGCGAACCGCCAGGGAGTGCGGCGATCGCTCGGCAATTGGTTGCGTGTGAATCAGGATGGTCTGCGCCTCGCGCGCAAAGTTCATGAAGAAACCGCCGTCCATGCCTATATCGGTCCGCTGCGCTCGCGCCACGATGTCGAACCAATTCGCTCGCTCGTCTACGCGGCCTTGGGCTCGGCGGTCGGGAGCGAGCAAACTCCCGGCTCTGAGGCGGGCCCGCTTGAGAGCGAGGGTCCGACGGTTGCCGAGGGACCGTCGGACCGCCTGTGCGAACACCCGGGCTTCCACGCGCGCATGCACCGAGCCCTCACCGAGGACCCACGCGATGTTTTCTCATATGCGGCGGCGAAGATGCGTGTCCTCGTGGAGCGCGGACTTTACGAAAACGCCGAAGCGCTCCGCTCCCGAGTGGAGCTCTTTACGCATGCGGCACGCCGCGCGGCGCGGCTGCGCTCCATCGCTGCCGTGCCGCTCATTGTCGCTGCTCGTAAGGTCGCCTGCCCGGGAGCAGAGGCAGATACGCCATGGCAGTGGGAGATTTTCGCGGTGCGCCACGGGCGTCTCGGGGCCACTCGCACGATGCCCGCGTGGATGGACCCGCTCTCTGCGGTCGCGGAGCTCTCACGCGAAAGCGAACCGGAAAGCGACCTGCGCGCGCCAATGTGCTTCGGCTATCACCACGAGGCCGAGCTCATCCTCGAGTGGCTCGCCGAACCGGGGATGAGGATCGTGCACGTTGAGGGCGAATGGTCGATGCCCGCAACAGCGCGCTTCACCCTCGAGGAATTTCAGCGCACGTTCACGCGCTCTGCGACGCCGTAA